One window of the Microbulbifer sp. Q7 genome contains the following:
- the tssC gene encoding type VI secretion system contractile sheath large subunit, which translates to MSTEVENVAEQEVEEQSVSLLEQAISATKQTQPDEAQDLIANLTQQVLQGTVTWDRNLTQTVNKAVAAIDAAMSKQLAAIMHDEKFQKLEGSWRGLNHLVMNSETGATLKVRMMNITKRELFRDLDKAVEFDQSQTFKKIYEEEFGTAGGEPFGCMIGDFEFTSHPEDIELLSKMSNVAAAGFCPFISAAGAGMFGFNDFTELSKPRDLGGIFESGEYIKWRSFRDSDDSRFVTLVMPRTLARTPYGANTKPVESFNYEEFEVDEDGVSRPANHEQYCWMNAAYVMGTTMTKAFAENSWCTAIRGAEGGGKVEGLPTHMFKSDDGDLDQKCPTEIGITDRREAELSAQGFLPLCHYKNTDYSVFFGSQSTQKPKAFDDPDATANASISARLPYLMATSRIAHYLKVMARDKVGSFMEAGDCERWLNKWISQYTNSNPDASAEMKAKYPLAEARVEVKEIPGQPGCYSAVAYLKPWLQMEELTTSMRMVANIPSAG; encoded by the coding sequence ATGAGCACCGAAGTTGAAAATGTAGCGGAACAGGAAGTAGAAGAGCAGTCAGTAAGCCTGCTGGAGCAGGCGATTTCTGCCACCAAGCAGACCCAGCCAGATGAAGCCCAGGACCTGATCGCCAACCTGACCCAACAGGTTCTACAGGGCACTGTAACCTGGGATCGCAACCTTACGCAGACGGTCAATAAAGCGGTGGCGGCAATTGATGCGGCAATGTCCAAGCAGCTCGCGGCCATCATGCACGACGAAAAATTCCAGAAGCTTGAGGGGTCCTGGCGCGGTCTGAACCATCTGGTAATGAACAGCGAAACGGGTGCGACTCTCAAGGTCCGCATGATGAACATCACCAAGCGCGAGCTGTTCCGCGATCTGGACAAGGCGGTTGAGTTCGATCAGAGCCAGACCTTCAAAAAGATTTATGAAGAAGAGTTTGGCACCGCGGGTGGCGAACCGTTCGGCTGCATGATCGGCGACTTCGAATTCACCAGTCACCCGGAAGACATTGAGCTATTGAGTAAAATGTCCAACGTCGCCGCTGCAGGCTTCTGCCCGTTCATCTCCGCAGCGGGTGCGGGTATGTTTGGCTTCAATGACTTCACCGAACTCTCCAAGCCGCGCGATTTGGGCGGCATCTTTGAGTCTGGTGAATACATCAAGTGGCGCAGCTTCCGGGACAGCGATGACTCCCGGTTCGTAACCCTTGTGATGCCGCGTACCCTGGCGCGCACTCCGTACGGCGCCAACACTAAGCCGGTTGAGTCCTTTAACTACGAAGAGTTCGAAGTGGACGAGGATGGTGTCTCCCGTCCAGCCAATCACGAACAGTATTGCTGGATGAACGCAGCATACGTGATGGGTACGACCATGACCAAGGCATTTGCTGAAAACTCCTGGTGTACTGCAATCCGTGGTGCGGAAGGGGGCGGTAAAGTGGAAGGCCTGCCGACTCACATGTTCAAAAGCGATGATGGTGACCTGGACCAGAAGTGCCCGACTGAAATCGGTATCACCGATCGTCGAGAGGCGGAGCTCAGTGCACAGGGTTTCCTGCCGCTGTGCCACTACAAGAATACCGATTACTCTGTATTCTTTGGCTCCCAGAGCACCCAGAAACCAAAAGCATTCGATGACCCAGATGCGACCGCGAATGCCTCTATATCCGCTCGCCTGCCCTACCTGATGGCAACGTCTCGAATTGCCCATTACCTCAAGGTAATGGCACGCGATAAAGTGGGTAGCTTTATGGAAGCGGGTGACTGTGAGCGCTGGTTGAATAAGTGGATCTCCCAGTACACCAATTCCAACCCGGATGCCAGTGCTGAAATGAAGGCGAAGTATCCACTGGCTGAAGCGCGAGTAGAAGTAAAGGAAATTCCAGGACAGCCGGGTTGTTATAGCGCTGTTGCATACCTGAAGCCCTGGTTGCAGATGGAAGAACTCACTACATCCATGCGCATGGTGGCTAATATCCCGAGCGCGGGATAA
- the tssA gene encoding type VI secretion system protein TssA encodes MAFPNAIELDSLLQDIPGERRQGEDIRADRSPTSDYYTIKDARNSARAAERSAMFDESDADLLAPWREVAKTAQKILKEKSKDLEVASWYTEALIRLYGFPGLRDGFTLIERLIAEYWDDLYPEPDEDGIETKVAPLTGLNGDGADGTLLMPIRNAEITPEGDYGSYSFFHYQQARDADKIADPDAKGARVETLGYSIGEFDACATAAAPQWASDLVDTLEECLTSFKAANAALRESCGSDAPPSTNITTLLDEVLRTVRFVYKSQLESLAAVEEAEPVAVDAGQAPTAVAENGGSAMQMVSVPNGAITSREDALQLLEKAAKYFRTYEPHTPLAPGLERLIGWGRMTVAELMGELLPDDQSRAMYSQLTGVRLDGSDSQRYVAPPVTQSSSPEQPAAGVESQPAQEDKGWAAPEPTAEPSW; translated from the coding sequence ATGGCATTTCCGAATGCGATTGAACTCGACTCCCTTCTGCAGGATATTCCCGGCGAGCGGCGACAGGGCGAAGACATCCGCGCAGATCGCTCCCCCACCTCCGATTACTACACCATCAAGGATGCCCGTAACAGCGCGCGTGCCGCAGAGCGCTCGGCGATGTTTGATGAGAGCGACGCCGATCTGCTCGCTCCTTGGCGCGAGGTCGCCAAGACCGCACAGAAAATTCTCAAGGAAAAGAGCAAGGATCTAGAGGTTGCCAGCTGGTATACCGAAGCGCTGATTCGCCTGTACGGCTTTCCCGGGCTGCGCGACGGATTTACGCTCATCGAGCGGTTGATCGCGGAATACTGGGACGATCTATACCCCGAGCCTGATGAAGACGGCATTGAAACAAAAGTGGCGCCCCTTACTGGCCTCAACGGCGACGGTGCAGACGGCACCCTGTTGATGCCAATCCGCAACGCCGAGATCACCCCGGAGGGTGATTACGGCAGCTACTCCTTTTTCCACTATCAGCAGGCACGGGACGCAGACAAGATCGCTGACCCGGATGCCAAAGGGGCGCGTGTAGAGACACTCGGCTACAGCATCGGCGAGTTTGATGCCTGTGCCACCGCGGCAGCTCCGCAATGGGCATCGGATCTGGTGGATACGCTGGAAGAGTGCCTCACCAGTTTCAAGGCCGCCAATGCTGCGCTGCGGGAATCCTGTGGCAGTGATGCACCGCCCTCGACCAATATCACTACCCTTCTCGATGAAGTGCTGCGCACAGTCCGCTTTGTCTACAAGTCCCAGCTTGAGTCGCTCGCTGCTGTCGAAGAGGCCGAGCCCGTTGCCGTGGATGCCGGGCAGGCACCTACCGCCGTCGCCGAGAATGGAGGAAGCGCGATGCAGATGGTCTCTGTACCCAACGGCGCTATCACCTCAAGGGAAGACGCCTTGCAATTGCTGGAAAAGGCCGCGAAATATTTCCGCACCTACGAGCCGCATACGCCGCTGGCACCTGGCCTCGAGCGATTGATTGGCTGGGGGCGGATGACCGTTGCCGAGCTGATGGGTGAGCTTCTGCCCGATGACCAGTCCCGCGCGATGTATTCACAGCTGACCGGTGTGCGGTTGGATGGCTCCGACAGTCAGCGTTATGTGGCGCCACCAGTTACCCAGTCTAGCTCTCCTGAGCAGCCTGCTGCCGGCGTCGAGTCTCAACCCGCCCAGGAAGATAAGGGCTGGGCAGCCCCGGAGCCGACCGCAGAACCCAGTTGGTAA
- the tssM gene encoding type VI secretion system membrane subunit TssM — MKRLAIFFTNKWVLGLIGLCALSLLIWFGADYIKFGSDNATLPSGARLTIIVFMFATWLVWNLSQWLVERRQNQALIQGIEESQEEVDPDEERSREELNALSERFRDAMQVLRKARFKSQRGNVSLYQLPWYIIIGPPGSGKTTALVNSGLEFPLAQSHGKEALGGVGGTRNCDWWFTNDAVLIDTAGRYTTQDSHRVYDNNAWKAFLNLLQRYRRRRPINGVLVAISLQDLMVQTTEQRVHQAKTIRARINDLQQQLGIRFPIYLTFTKCDLVAGFSEYFDNLSQAEREQVWGISFPEEAHAGAGAPLDDFASEFQALIQQLNQRVLWRVHQERNVEKRALLQGFPARMESLQNVLSDFVRQAFSANRYDTVPMVRGVYFTSGTQEGSPIDRMMASVSSDFGLERDVAQRFQGVGKSYFLHRLLKDVIFPEAELVGVNRKVERVTRWLRGSVYVASGAAFVGAIFLWTGSIAQNHRYMGEVRSNIAFYEEAKKKLGSRKLSPSQTLELLAPLNAASSVYQKEDHPWLNNLGLYDERVDAAADRLYRQQLALTFLPALQRSLEQRLLMLDSADPALPQTLKTYLMLFNTDRRSLEDLTAYFSNDWSQTLSGEAGKQEQMMTHLQRLFSSPLPEDLEPNQRAIATARQQLRRIPVPQRLYAQMLRSDLGQTQIDLYGEVGGDTAQLFGVDPGDSRFHIPYLYTKAGYKELNFDADSPLLDQLADERWIYGGELSGEDFNEDDRKRLGEDVKRIYLGEYQQRWQQFVSGFPIQRFQSTSQALDILSKLSDPVYSPLLAIVEITSDNTLLTPRPEVPLDASGVPLPVSSTTRRLSTAAVSGAASKLADKFQPTVVDLRFEPLQRLTRSEKSRPARVQDYLSSITQLQAYLAEIDSGVDTDEVAFNKARARFNGAGDAIKQLRVKAANAPAPFDQWLEEIADSSWGLVMAKAKRHIDRVWREQVYSVYSRSLADRFPLRASGSQEAPVMAFNKYFKPGGIEQQFVQEYLKPFVDTRNWRLKALEGQTLGISSGALHQMERAERIRKTLFSQGEQAGYSFRIEPTKLDSGVRLFSLELGNQRVPYSHGPRTRSKLDWRGGETNRVRILFEDLNETVHRQHFEGDWAWYRLLLNSELESSRNGSEHLVTFRESGRSAQFKLSAAGVSNPFDQGLLGGYRCPQVL; from the coding sequence ATGAAACGACTGGCGATTTTTTTCACCAATAAGTGGGTGCTGGGCCTGATTGGCCTGTGTGCGCTCTCGCTTTTGATCTGGTTTGGTGCCGATTACATAAAATTCGGCAGTGATAATGCCACCCTGCCTTCAGGTGCGCGTCTTACCATCATCGTGTTTATGTTTGCAACCTGGCTGGTGTGGAACCTGAGCCAGTGGCTGGTGGAGCGTCGACAGAACCAAGCGTTGATTCAAGGTATTGAAGAATCGCAGGAAGAAGTGGATCCCGACGAGGAGCGGAGCCGCGAAGAGCTGAATGCATTGTCGGAACGTTTTCGCGACGCCATGCAGGTTCTGCGCAAGGCAAGGTTTAAATCCCAGCGTGGTAATGTTTCACTCTATCAGTTGCCCTGGTACATCATTATCGGCCCGCCTGGGTCCGGTAAAACCACTGCACTGGTCAATTCTGGCCTGGAATTTCCGCTCGCACAAAGTCACGGAAAAGAGGCGCTCGGGGGTGTAGGCGGCACTCGGAATTGTGATTGGTGGTTCACCAATGATGCGGTATTGATTGATACCGCCGGTCGCTATACTACGCAGGACAGTCACCGGGTATATGATAATAATGCTTGGAAAGCCTTTCTGAATCTATTGCAGCGCTACCGCCGTCGCCGTCCGATTAATGGGGTGCTGGTCGCGATTAGCCTGCAGGACCTGATGGTGCAGACCACCGAGCAACGCGTACATCAGGCCAAGACAATCCGCGCGCGTATTAATGATCTACAGCAGCAATTGGGGATTCGCTTCCCGATTTACCTCACCTTCACCAAGTGCGATCTCGTTGCAGGCTTCAGCGAATATTTCGATAACCTTTCCCAGGCTGAGCGGGAGCAGGTGTGGGGTATCAGCTTCCCAGAAGAGGCACATGCGGGGGCGGGAGCACCGCTCGATGACTTTGCTAGCGAGTTCCAGGCCTTGATCCAACAGCTCAATCAGAGGGTCCTTTGGCGTGTACATCAGGAGCGGAATGTCGAGAAGCGCGCTCTGTTACAGGGATTCCCTGCGCGCATGGAGAGCCTGCAAAACGTACTGTCCGATTTTGTGAGGCAGGCGTTCAGTGCCAACCGCTACGACACGGTGCCCATGGTACGCGGTGTGTACTTTACCAGTGGCACACAGGAGGGAAGCCCGATTGACCGGATGATGGCCTCGGTGAGTTCCGACTTCGGTCTCGAACGGGATGTGGCGCAGCGATTCCAGGGGGTAGGCAAGAGCTACTTCCTACATCGTCTGTTAAAAGATGTGATATTCCCGGAAGCCGAACTGGTCGGCGTGAACCGCAAGGTTGAGCGCGTTACCCGTTGGCTGCGCGGTTCCGTCTATGTAGCGTCCGGCGCGGCTTTTGTCGGCGCTATATTCCTGTGGACTGGGAGCATCGCGCAGAACCATCGTTATATGGGAGAAGTCCGCAGCAATATCGCGTTTTACGAAGAAGCCAAGAAAAAACTGGGCAGTCGTAAACTCTCTCCCTCGCAAACCCTCGAATTGCTCGCGCCACTGAACGCCGCATCGAGCGTATATCAGAAAGAAGACCATCCCTGGCTCAACAATCTCGGTCTGTACGATGAGAGGGTCGATGCCGCGGCGGACCGCCTTTATCGCCAGCAGCTAGCACTGACGTTTTTGCCGGCCCTGCAGCGTTCCCTGGAACAGCGACTGTTAATGCTCGACAGCGCGGATCCAGCACTACCCCAAACGCTAAAGACCTATTTGATGTTGTTTAATACAGACAGGCGCAGCCTCGAAGATCTAACGGCATATTTCAGCAATGATTGGTCACAGACTCTGTCGGGCGAGGCAGGTAAGCAAGAGCAGATGATGACCCATCTGCAGCGGCTTTTTTCTTCACCGCTGCCGGAGGATCTTGAGCCCAATCAACGGGCCATTGCAACGGCTCGGCAGCAACTGCGCCGTATTCCCGTACCGCAGCGCCTGTACGCACAGATGTTGCGCAGCGATCTGGGGCAGACACAGATCGACCTCTACGGGGAAGTGGGTGGAGATACCGCACAACTGTTTGGCGTCGATCCTGGTGATAGCCGCTTCCATATTCCTTACCTGTATACCAAGGCTGGATATAAGGAGCTGAACTTCGATGCCGATTCACCGCTACTGGATCAGCTGGCAGACGAACGCTGGATATATGGTGGGGAGCTCAGTGGGGAAGATTTCAATGAAGATGACCGCAAGCGGCTTGGAGAGGACGTGAAGCGAATCTATCTCGGCGAATATCAACAGCGCTGGCAGCAGTTCGTATCGGGGTTCCCGATCCAGCGGTTCCAGTCCACCTCACAAGCACTGGATATCTTGTCAAAACTTTCCGACCCTGTGTACTCGCCCCTGCTTGCCATTGTTGAAATCACTTCGGACAACACATTACTGACCCCCCGACCTGAAGTGCCGTTGGACGCGAGTGGCGTACCGCTTCCGGTTTCCAGCACCACCCGTCGCCTCAGCACCGCGGCTGTCAGTGGTGCAGCTAGCAAACTGGCGGATAAATTTCAGCCGACCGTGGTCGACCTTCGGTTTGAGCCGCTGCAAAGGCTGACCCGCAGCGAAAAAAGCCGACCGGCCCGCGTACAGGATTATCTTTCCAGCATCACCCAGCTACAGGCCTATCTGGCGGAGATTGACAGTGGTGTGGATACCGATGAAGTGGCTTTCAACAAGGCCAGGGCTCGCTTCAATGGCGCCGGAGATGCAATCAAGCAATTGCGAGTGAAGGCCGCCAATGCTCCAGCACCGTTTGACCAGTGGCTGGAGGAGATTGCAGACAGCTCCTGGGGATTGGTGATGGCGAAAGCCAAACGCCACATCGACCGCGTATGGCGAGAGCAAGTATACAGTGTGTATAGCCGTAGCCTCGCGGACCGGTTCCCTCTCCGGGCCAGCGGCAGCCAGGAGGCGCCGGTAATGGCGTTCAACAAGTACTTCAAGCCCGGCGGTATCGAGCAGCAGTTCGTACAGGAGTACCTGAAGCCGTTTGTAGATACCCGCAACTGGAGACTTAAGGCCCTGGAAGGCCAGACGTTGGGCATTTCCAGTGGTGCACTGCACCAAATGGAGCGCGCGGAGCGTATCCGGAAAACCCTGTTCAGTCAGGGTGAGCAGGCCGGGTACAGTTTCCGCATAGAGCCAACCAAGCTGGATTCGGGTGTGCGACTGTTTTCACTGGAGCTTGGCAATCAGCGGGTTCCCTATTCACACGGTCCGCGCACGCGCTCCAAACTGGATTGGCGCGGCGGGGAAACGAACCGGGTACGGATTCTGTTTGAGGACCTGAACGAAACCGTACATCGGCAACATTTCGAAGGCGACTGGGCCTGGTACCGACTACTACTGAATTCAGAACTGGAGTCTTCACGCAACGGGTCTGAGCATCTGGTTACTTTCCGAGAATCCGGACGTTCGGCCCAGTTCAAACTTTCTGCAGCCGGCGTGAGTAATCCATTCGATCAAGGCTTGCTGGGCGGATATCGCTGTCCGCAAGTACTGTAA
- the tssB gene encoding type VI secretion system contractile sheath small subunit → MSESIHNKLKRVRKPRVHITYDVETNGAEVKKELPFVTGVMGDYSGDNMENRKALKERKFVQIDRDNFNDVMAKVNPKLALQVENTLSDDGSKMAVNLDFNHMDDFTPEQIVEQVEPLKQLLEARSKLRDLLSKADRSEELEKVLEDILQSTENVTAISEQLGLGDDKGEDA, encoded by the coding sequence ATGTCCGAGAGTATTCACAACAAACTAAAGCGAGTGCGCAAGCCACGCGTCCACATTACCTATGATGTTGAAACCAATGGTGCGGAGGTAAAAAAAGAGCTGCCTTTCGTAACGGGTGTCATGGGTGACTACTCCGGCGACAATATGGAAAACCGAAAGGCACTCAAAGAGCGTAAGTTTGTCCAGATCGATCGCGATAACTTCAACGATGTGATGGCCAAGGTGAATCCTAAACTTGCGTTGCAGGTCGAAAACACCCTGTCTGATGATGGTAGTAAAATGGCGGTAAACCTCGATTTCAATCACATGGATGACTTTACCCCAGAGCAGATCGTCGAACAGGTGGAGCCTCTCAAACAGTTGCTGGAAGCACGCAGTAAGCTGCGCGACTTGCTGAGCAAAGCGGACCGCTCTGAGGAGCTGGAGAAGGTTCTGGAGGACATTCTCCAGAGCACTGAAAACGTTACGGCAATCTCCGAGCAGCTTGGGCTGGGAGATGACAAGGGAGAGGATGCGTAA
- the tagF gene encoding type VI secretion system-associated protein TagF — translation MSHRGIFGKLPGHGDFIQRELPASFVTPWDEWLQRAVHGSRELVGDRWLDYYLTSPIWHFAMSPGVLNRQGWIGILVPSVDSVGRYFPVTLAAPLENVSNPFAVLVEAEEWYEQASALAIEALQHALSADQVLERFPPPPEISGNTINVDSEAGLFILSGASGISQHYPTMLEFLMKETHSSFSLWWCEGSQHLAPSSLLSPELPDPVSYSRMLGAPKYHW, via the coding sequence ATGTCACACAGAGGGATCTTTGGAAAGCTTCCGGGGCACGGCGACTTTATTCAGCGGGAGTTGCCAGCAAGCTTTGTTACGCCCTGGGATGAATGGCTGCAGCGCGCGGTGCACGGCTCCCGAGAACTGGTCGGTGACCGCTGGCTGGATTATTACCTGACTAGCCCAATCTGGCATTTTGCAATGAGCCCCGGTGTGCTCAATCGACAGGGCTGGATAGGAATACTGGTGCCGAGTGTAGATAGTGTGGGGCGCTACTTTCCTGTCACGCTTGCTGCGCCATTGGAAAATGTATCAAATCCATTCGCTGTGCTGGTTGAAGCCGAGGAGTGGTATGAGCAGGCCTCCGCACTGGCGATTGAGGCGCTGCAGCATGCACTTTCTGCGGATCAGGTGCTGGAGCGATTTCCCCCACCACCGGAGATTTCAGGCAATACGATTAATGTAGACTCAGAAGCCGGTTTGTTCATACTCAGTGGTGCCTCGGGAATTTCACAGCATTATCCGACAATGCTCGAATTTCTTATGAAGGAAACACATAGCAGTTTTAGTCTCTGGTGGTGTGAAGGTTCGCAGCACCTCGCCCCGAGTTCACTATTGAGTCCGGAATTGCCTGATCCGGTAAGTTATAGCCGAATGCTTGGTGCGCCGAAATATCACTGGTGA